The segment atgatatattatatataatataaaaaattaaatttttaatatacgatataatatataattcgactattatgatttaaactttttaaaatcattcatatatatgtgtatgtataaaatttaataaaattaattgaattatatttttaaaatataatataaatatgtaaaataaatataaaatatatatttaaaaaaataaaaaaattattcatttaattgtttattaaaaaaatcaattaaatataatttttatatatattaaaaagttacaatttattatttaatttaatttaaaaattatctaaactgtaatttaaaaataattttaaaaattttaatttaaattaaattataatttttaaacaattaatttaattttatgatttaaattatgacatataaactagatttaataaataaaattaagtttttagtttaagattggtataaatatctttttctcacgaatagtcttttttccagttgaattcaaaaatactaACTTCTTCCGTCTGAACGAACCCCtattaattgatcttgaataaaaatgagagtgaaagtgagtgtttgagtgatatgagaagtgtgtataataaaagtgaatgaagagggtttatatagatgtgggaaagagtaattttggtattttagaaaaagtgttgggcatttttgtttaggaatagtgaatatgggattttttgcttaaaaatagtgaatttgggcatttttgcttaatggaggggtattttggccattttttataatttccctataatttctaattattaaaaatataaatgattttttaaaattattatatgttaattatattttttattattttattttttaaaaaatatattatattatattatatattatatataatataaaaaattaaatttttaatatacgatataatatataataaaactattatgatttgaattttttaaaatcattcatatatatgtgtatatataaaatttaataaaattaattgaattatattttttaaaataaaatataaatatataaaataaatataaatatatattttaaaaaataaaaaaattattcatttaattatttattaaaaaattcaatcaaatataattttttatatattttaaaaaattataatttattatttaattcgatttaaaaattatttaaactgtaatttaaaaaataattttaaaaataaattaaattataatttttaaacaattaatttaattttacgaTTTAAAGTAAATTATACACAACactatttgtctttttttcaactttaacattaaaaattccCGCCATCATCCGTGTGTCCATCAGATTCTTCGCTTCACTATtgcataattgaatataatgaaGTGTactttttgaataaataaaattatgtatataaatgggAATAGTTGAAGAGACATCACAATGTTAAAATCATTGTCGGTAAACTTGGAATCTTTGAAAATAAGAATAGCTTGTTCCCCGAAACAAGAAGCAAAAGagagaataataatttataaaggaAAATCAAATAGTGTAAAGCTGATGAAAATCAATTGCTAAAAGAGGCTTACGCACGAGCTCTTGGAAGATGAGCTTCTCTTAAGTCCTGCCATCTTCTCTAGCTGTGGTATACTTTATGATATGTGAAGCACTCAAGTCTCGCCATCTTCTCTAGCGGTGGCAAACCATATGAGTAGTCAAGCACTTCCAATTGcacgttttttctttttacacaTTGTATTGTCCTACAGATTTTCAAGTgattaccccaaaaaaaaaaatgtgaaatcattaaataattaaaataagttagaGACCACAAGGCAAGTGCAGGAGAAAAAAATAGGTGAATACCCAATGAActgagtttaaatatttttttgaataaaaataatttaatttaaatttattaaattaatattaaaagtgatttaaatttgatttaagtttagtttaaatttaattaaaatttttaaatttataatttattgataaaataatattatttaataattatttaatataatttaaattaaattttgagttaaatttaaatcaaatcaaattatttatttaatttataagttaaattaaattaaatttttttataatttaaatttgattttattttaaaattagttaaatatattaatttgagtataatttatatttaaaataaataaattttaatcaagtaaataaatttcaatcaaattaaataaaattggacCAACTTTTGTGGTTAATTCCGCTCAGTACGTATCCAACCCTAAGAAAATGCAAAGGCAATGGGGCTGTCGGACTGCTGCAATCTGTAAGGGAAATTGGAAAATCAAAAAGTCACTCAATTTAGTAAACGCATCTCCGATACAACTTTTTTTTGGTAGAAGATggtgatataatataaatatttgtgataaatttttaaatattaaaaagatacgtgatattttaaaattattatctattaattatatttttaattattttattttttaaaagatatattatactatataatatattatatataacataaaaaattaaatttttaatatacgatatagGATATGATTGGACTAttatggtttaaattttttaaaatcattcatatatatgtatatgtataaagtttaataaaactaattgaattatattttttaaaatataatataaatatataaaatatatatttaaaaaaatgaaacaattattcactcaattatttattaaaaaattcaattaaatataatttatatatatattaaaaagttacaattatttattaaaaaatttaatcaaatttaattcgatttaaaaattatgtaaactgtaatttaaaaaatttttaatttaatctaaattataatttttaaacaattaatttaattttacggTTTAAAGTAAATTATACACAACtctatttgtctttttttcaactttaacatAAAAAGTTCCCGCCATCATccttttttgaataaattcttCGCTTCAGTGTtgcataattgaatataatgaagtgtacttttttgaataaataaaaggctaaacaactatttcccacccaaagtatgctgtaattacaagtttccaccctttaactatggaaacaccaaacacccacccatggctggttagatttaacaaaaccctaacggtggtaaatttaatctcattttcccccctaaaagtttaaaaactaacattttttctctaagctaagtttgaaaagattgcatttccccccctagggtttatttccaaacccttccaatttccaaacccttctccgTCGCTTTCTCCAGtgccatcaccggccgtcttcccctcccgacggtttctcttccaccgacggcccctCTAAACTCGACCTCAACGCATCCGATGCAAAGAGAagccgtctgggaagacgattgtcttcccagatgaagacgactcgtcttcccagaggacgacgagtcgtctcatcgtctcgtcttcgtctgggaagacgtcgtcttcccagacgacgacgacgactgggaagacgaagaacttcgtcttccacagcttctccgactccgattgaaagtccaaatgggaggaaagagatctccggaaggtgaggatgcttcgggagggagagaccgtcggcaatggagccggagaccgtcggcaatgcttcgggagggtgaaactgtgattttttaaaacttagactgggggggattttagtttttaaagtttaggggggcaaaatatattctattttagtttatttttaatattttagagaaaatgacgattttaacCTTACCactgttagggttttgttaaatctaaccggccatgggtgggtgtttggtgtttccatagttaaagggtggaaacttgtcattacagcataccttgggtgggaaatagtcgtttggcataaataaaattatgtatataaataaatcactcCGTCACATCATATATTGCCACGTCAGATTTTATCTCAATAATGTAGTGGCATTAtttcttcttaaaaatattaatcctCAGTAGCTTTCACCACCACCCATTTACCGCTTGAGGCTGCGGACTGAGAATCGGGCATATTTACTTCTCTTGAACACTTATCATTATTGTTCATGACGTTGGAGCATTCAGAGATGGACGGCTGTCGGATAAACTGCTCACTTGCATACGAAAACGGTGACGGATCAACTATTTTTGTTACGACAAAGACAAAAAACCTATGGGATATATACGGGATCAGAAGTCTACTACTATTGGGTCTTGGAGCACAAACCATTCTTACCATCTTCGGCAATCGTAGAAGGTACCGTTTAAGATATCTGACCCGATTTTTCCTTTGGTTGTCCTACTTGACAGCAAGTCCCGTGGTAACATTGGCATTGGGCAAGCTTTCAGGAATTAATGCTAAGGTTTTTGATGTGAAAGGAAATGAGCTAGTGCGTAGCGAATTCTTTGACGCATATCTCTACTACGCAGTTTGGTTTACACCATTCCTTTTGCTGCAAATTGGTAGCCCTAGTGTTATTTCTTACTCCGTTGAGgataataagttaaagtttaggCAACTTATTGGGCTAACCATCCAGGTCGCCATCTCACTTTGGATCTTTTCTAAATCACTTAGATATCGGATTGACCAACTCAGTATACTTTTGTATGTGGCTGGAATAGTTAAAGTTGCAGAGAGACTCCGAGCTCTCTGGTCAATAAGTATTACTGAAAATGTCGTGATAGCTAGTTTTGCAAAAAATGATAATCGAACAGAAGAAACCTCACTTGAGTCTAGCTCATTTTCCAATTATTCTCACGATCTGTTTCTGCTTGTGAAGGCTTATCAACGCTTTGATCGATTAAAGCCTTATCTTGAGAATTGGCTAGGCCATCCTTCATCAGTTCATCTTTCTTCGATGAGTGTAGAAGACTGTCCTCCTAAGGATGTTTTTAGAATCACAGAATTTGAGCTTAGCTTTATGTATGATGTGCTCTACACGAAGGCGTCCATTGGCTATTCCAACAAAAGTTTATGGGGTcgcatcattttctttcttgctctAGCTTTGCTTTTGGTGATAGTAACTATATCTTGGTTTGTTGAGCCAGGTTTACCAGATGTAGATGGAATAATTCTCTTACTTTGTTTATTAGGAGAAACTGTACTTGAAATTTATGAGATGAAGGAGTTTTTGTTCTCAGATTGGTTAGTACTTCAAATGAGGAAACAAAATAGGAGCACATTTATCAGCAGATCCATATCGAGAATTGCTCCAAAAATTCCAAGAAAGAATCATAGGTGGTCTCATTGCATAGATCAATTCAACTTACTAAGCTATTGTCTCTATGAAGATACTACAAAGCTTGGCGGGTTGATTAGAAGAATTTTCAAGGTCAAGGGCTACTACAAGGAGTACATGAAGTATTGTGTCAAGAAACACAATCCAGTCCCTGAAGAGTTGAAGAAGTTGATACTGGAACAAATTCTGGAGGTAAGAGCTCAAAGAGGCTGGCAATCTTTCTCTAAAAGGGGGGAAGGGGCTCTTGAAAGATGTAACTGTCTCCAAGATTTGGAATGGAGTATTCAAACAGATTTTGATACCCCAGCAAAGAAGCAAACAAATTTCGGCAAAGCCATTATTATATGGCACATTGCCACCACAGTTTGCTACTATTTAGATGATGGTGCATCAGAAAGTACCTTAAATCACCCCTTATGTGAAATGAGCAAAGTTTTATCAGATTATATGACGTATCTTTTGGGCATGATTCCTGATATGTTATCTATTGTTACTGGTGACCTTCTCTTTCAGGGTGCTTGTGCTCAAGTCGCTGAATTTTTTAAGTCAAAACAATCAAAGGATGAAGCGACATTGTGCGGGAATTTACTAGTTGAAACTTATTTCCAAGGAATTCCCAATAACAATGTGTTTACATCAGATTGGAATGTATTGCTTCAGGTGCaaaaattggcaaaaatattGCGAGAGAGGGACGACAAATGGAGTATTATAAGTAGTGTCTGGGTGGAAATGTTGTTTTATGCTGCGATTAATTGTCCTTGGACTCTCCATGCAGAGCAACTTAAACGAGGTGGAGAATTGCTCACTCATATTTGGCTTCTGCTTGAGCATGAGAAAGATCAGCCCCATGATTTGTCCCTTGAATTGTAATATGTGGTTTAAGACAGTTGTATGTATTTTAATATGTGCATGAGTATGGTGTTAGAGTGGATGTTCTAAAGtgttgatttattaatattgatttgtatttgtgtcatgtttatttcatatttagaaATTAGACAAATGTTTATGGTAATACTGTCTTAAGGGAATCAATGTATATCAATGACCGTAAGAACCTTATGTGCACACATGATAGTCATTTTGGAAATGTTTGTAATTTCACTAATATTTTGACCTATGACACAAATAATATGGTTAAGACTACCTATGACACAAATAATATGGTTAAGACTATCTAAATGTTGAGTAACTATACTAAAAAGTAGTGATAGGTCTCATttctcaaaattattcattGACAATCTTGTCTAACACATAGGTGGCATGTTGAATAAACATGTTCATTAGACGAATCTACCAAAACAGTTTAATATGGATAGTAAAACTAGCGTTTATGGAACACATATTCTGACAAACGATaatacatgtaatttttttatttgagattactaaattattttacacACAGATcagtatagtttgacactaatCTAATAtagttcataaaaaataatgatcatAATGGTGGTAATTAGTTATACTGAGagatatataaaaactatagtgaatcaataaataatttatcactCTCAAGTACAAGATTATATATTTCTGTTAGACCTACTCACAAATGTGAACATCCACTTAAATTTGTgatcacaataaaattaggttgttattcaatttaatattatcaatgaaaaCACCCACTATTGTGTTATACTATATTGTCACCCATTTAAgctaaattataaaaagaacaaTAAACAGCGAAAAaagatatttggatttttaaattatcacaaGAGATCAATAATACCCTTTATAAAGGGTGTAAGTGTTATTCCATATGAGTGGAATTATACTGTcagattttcttattgaatgaaccaagtttttttcaattcttttttttcgGCCAAGGCGAGACCTTAGCGATTTTGTCATTGTTTACCAATTAAAATCTAAGTTTCGATTTTAAGAAGTTATAATGGATGCAAATCTCTTTTTAGTATTTATGTTTAGTTTTGAACATAGAACGAGAAATGAAtgaatttctcaataaaatGTCTCTTAAATGAGACAAAAGCAACAGTTCCATgagtgataattttaattttgtaaaaatggCAATAAAATGTCTAATAGTATGGATATTGATACACAAttctaacctttttttttttttttctgttcacCATTGCTTAAAATTTCCTTGGTTATAATCATTCAAATTTAGTAAGCTTAAAATATGTACAAGAAATAATCAAACTACATGCCAAAATAAATGTGATGAATGAAAATATTGATAGCAACAAACAAACATCTCTCCTAATACTAGTAAGAAACTCctaaaaattaggttaaatgaCTCTAAATTCCAATCAATGAAATAAGAGACAATCTAAACACCAAGattaaagattataaaataatcatttagtgATAAATAAGACATTTTTGTCATGCAACTCATTAAATAACCTATACCAGGAAGATAAAATTCATACGATTTCTtgcacaaaaattaaaataaccaaaaatagttaataaaatttgtagagTTATAGATTTCACTTAAGTGCACATCACTGGTTAAGGGAATCGAATTGAAAGAAACAGGCTAAGGAAGGTAATCTGAAGGACGCAGACAGGAATGAGAGTGGGTCTAACATTTACTTactaaaagattttgaattttaagggtAGGCCTAGGTGCTGGTTCTGCCACAGCATGAATAATAAagtcatatttttattctattttcattgAATTACAAACCTCCCATATATTCTATTACATTGATGAGAAACAAATTTTGTGTTTGAGTATACTGCGTTAATTTGAATAGGTTTCaagaattaatttgattttaagccTTGAAAGTGTATAGgccaaactttgaaacaaggaGGTTAATGATACAGAAAAAAACTAGGAGGTTTTATGGCAATTTGCTATGTAAACTTAAACGTATAAATTGGGAATGTATGTGAAAATATTGTAAGCTAAGGGGTCAAacaaatttgttatattgatgTTTAACCATAGAACTAGGATTTCATGCTAGAAAGTTTGGTATATATGTGCTAAACTTTAAATATGGGGTATATGATAGATATAAAAGCTGGGGGGTTTTCTGTCATTTTCATTTATGGCAACACAAAGTTTAATTTGGGGGTGCATATGTAATAATTATA is part of the Mangifera indica cultivar Alphonso chromosome 13, CATAS_Mindica_2.1, whole genome shotgun sequence genome and harbors:
- the LOC123194922 gene encoding uncharacterized protein LOC123194922 — its product is MTLEHSEMDGCRINCSLAYENGDGSTIFVTTKTKNLWDIYGIRSLLLLGLGAQTILTIFGNRRRYRLRYLTRFFLWLSYLTASPVVTLALGKLSGINAKVFDVKGNELVRSEFFDAYLYYAVWFTPFLLLQIGSPSVISYSVEDNKLKFRQLIGLTIQVAISLWIFSKSLRYRIDQLSILLYVAGIVKVAERLRALWSISITENVVIASFAKNDNRTEETSLESSSFSNYSHDLFLLVKAYQRFDRLKPYLENWLGHPSSVHLSSMSVEDCPPKDVFRITEFELSFMYDVLYTKASIGYSNKSLWGRIIFFLALALLLVIVTISWFVEPGLPDVDGIILLLCLLGETVLEIYEMKEFLFSDWLVLQMRKQNRSTFISRSISRIAPKIPRKNHRWSHCIDQFNLLSYCLYEDTTKLGGLIRRIFKVKGYYKEYMKYCVKKHNPVPEELKKLILEQILEVRAQRGWQSFSKRGEGALERCNCLQDLEWSIQTDFDTPAKKQTNFGKAIIIWHIATTVCYYLDDGASESTLNHPLCEMSKVLSDYMTYLLGMIPDMLSIVTGDLLFQGACAQVAEFFKSKQSKDEATLCGNLLVETYFQGIPNNNVFTSDWNVLLQVQKLAKILRERDDKWSIISSVWVEMLFYAAINCPWTLHAEQLKRGGELLTHIWLLLEHEKDQPHDLSLEL